A window of Hevea brasiliensis isolate MT/VB/25A 57/8 chromosome 14, ASM3005281v1, whole genome shotgun sequence contains these coding sequences:
- the LOC131172927 gene encoding serine carboxypeptidase-like 40 — MERNPCFLLVFFLILSCFVAESYGAKEGEVLGKFNKAKFSENSGIDKRPFEVIDLSQEEEITDANKQIVDTLFGINLSSVGGSKKNDRIQSLPGQPKVAFEQYGGYITVDKSAGRAYYYYFVEAKHSKESLPLLLWLNGGPGCSSLAYGAMEELGPFRVHSDGKTLYNNNFSWNEAANVLFLESPAGVGFSYSNRTSDYNDFGDRKTAADNYLFLRHWLKRFPEYKSRDLYISGESYAGHYVPQLAHTILYHNKKANQTIINLKGIAIGNAVINDETDNLGMYDYYGNHALTSPETVQKIHQYCNFSPDFVSKQSRECNLASGKADHDTADIDIYNIYWPLCHNGNLTAKPKQASLAYFDPCSDYYVHAYFNTPEVQEAMHANVTKLNHDWEPCSDILDSWKDSPSTVIPLLQEFMANGLRVWIYSGDTDGRVPVTSTQYSIAKMKLPTKTEWYPWYLNGEVGGYSQVYQGDLTFVTVRGAGHQVPSYQPERSLSMIKHFLSGIPLPKGSSSQRPFATVGLQQCTKL, encoded by the exons ATGGAGAGAAACCCATGTTTTCTTCTTGTTTTCTTTCTTATTCTTTCATGCTTTGTGGCTGAAAGCTATGGAGCAAAGGAAGGTGAAGTACTCGGAAAATTCAACAAGGCCAAGTTTAGTGAAAACTCCGGCATTGATAAAAGGCCTTTTGAGGTGATTGATctaagccaagaagaggaaattaCAGATGCGAACAAGCAAATAGTTGATACTCTTTTTGGTATAAATCTATCATCAGTTGGAGGCTCTAAAAAAAATGATAGGATTCAGAGCTTGCCTGGGCAACCTAAGGTggcatttgaacaatatggtGGTTATATTACTGTGGATAAATCAGCTGGGagggcttattattattattttgttgaaGCTAAGCATTCAAAAGAGTCATTGCCCCTTCTTCTGTGGCTGAATGGAG GCCCTGGTTGCTCATCTCTGGCTTACGGAGCAATGGAAGAGCTTGGACCATTTAGAGTACATAGTGATGGCAAAACACTTTATAACAACAATTTTTCATGGAATGAGG CTGCAAATGTTCTGTTTTTAGAGTCGCCTGCTGGAGTAGGGTTTTCATACTCTAACAGGACATCCGATTATAATGACTTTGGAGATAGAAAAACAGCTGCAGATAATTATTTGTTTTTGAGACATTGGTTGAAAAGATTTCCTGAATATAAAAGTAGGGACTTGTACATTTCTGGGGAAAGCTACGCAGGGCATTACGTGCCTCAACTTGCACATACCATTCTTTACCATAACAAGAAGGCCAACCAAACCATCATCAACCTCAAAGGAATTGCA ATTGGAAATGCAGTAATCAATGACGAAACAGATAATCTAGGGATGTATGACTACTACGGAAATCATGCTTTAACTTCACCAGAAACAGTGCAAAAGATCCATCAGTACTGTAATTTCTCACCTGATTTTGTCAGCAAGCAGTCCAGAGAGTGCAATTTAGCTTCTGGCAAAGCCGATCATGATACGGCTGATATTGATATTTATAACATCTACTGGCCTTTGTGCCACAATGGAAATCTCACAGCCAAGCCCAAGCAGGCCTCG TTGGCGTATTTTGATCCGTGCAGTGACTATTATGTGCATGCTTATTTCAATACTCCTGAGGTCCAAGAAGCCATGCATGCCAATGTCACTAAGCTTAATCATGATTGGGAACCTTGCAGTGATATATTGGATAGTTGGAAGGATAGCCCATCAACCGTTATTCCCTTACTACAGGAATTCATGGCAAATGGATTAAGAGTTTGGATATACAG TGGTGATACAGATGGAAGGGTACCTGTAACTTCTACACAGTACTCAATTGCAAAAATGAAACTTCCCACAAAAACTGAATGGTATCCATGGTACCTTAACGGGGAG GTTGGTGGGTACTCGCAGGTGTATCAAGGGGACTTGACATTTGTTACAGTAAGAGGTGCTGGACATCAAGTACCATCATACCAGCCTGAAAGATCACTTTCAATGAttaaac acTTCCTTTCTGGCATTCCCCTCCCAAAAGGTAGTTCATCACAGCGGCCATTTGCCACTGTGGGGCTTCAACAGTGCACAAAACTCTGA